In Massilia sp. METH4, the genomic window CAGCTGCTGCGGCACCACGCCGAGGCGTTCCAGCACCCTGCCGGCAAAGCCCGCCACGCGCATCTTGGTGCCCTTCAGGTCGGCCAGCGACTTGATCTCCTTGCGGAACCAGCCGCCCATCTGCGTGCCCGAGTTCCCGCCCAGGAAGTTGATGATGTTGTAGTCCTTGAAGAAGGCGCGCATCAGCTCGCGGCCGCCGCCCTGGTCGTACCACGCCGTGTGCTGGCGCGACGTGAGCCCGAACGGCACGGCGCAATCGAACGAGAACGCACTGTCCTTGCCGAAGTAGTAGTACGAGGCGCTGTGGCCGCACTCCACGGTGTTGCCCTGCACGGCGTCGAGCACCGCCAGGCCTGGCACGATCTCGCCGGCCGCGAACGAGCGGATCGTGAACTTGCCGTTGGTAAGCTGGGAGATGCGGCGGGTGAAGGTATCCGAAGCACCAAAGATGGTGTCCAGCGACTTGGGGAAGCTGGAGGCGAGGCGCCAGGTGATGGCGGGCTGGGACTGCGCGATGGCGGGCGCGGCGATGATGCCGGCTCCCGCGCCCGCGGCAGCCTTCGCAATGAAGCGTCGACGTTCCATACGGTCTCCTGAGGATGTTTTATAACGTTACGGAATACGCTACTGCTCAGGACAGTGTAGGGAAACGCCGATGGCGTGGCAACAATTCAGTTGCCGGCGACGACCATCTTTTCGATCAGGATGGAACCCGTCTGTTTCGTGCCACGGATCAGTACGTCGTTGCCGATCCCCACGATCTGGCGGAACATTTCCTTCATATTGCCGGCGATCGTGATTTCCTCGACCGGATACTGGATGATGCCGTTCTCGACCCAGAAGCCGGAGGCGCCGCGCGAATAATCGCCCGTCACGTAGTTGGTGCCCTGGCCCATCAGTTCCGTGACCAGCAGGCCGGTCCCCATCTTCTTCAGCATGCCGGCGAAGTCGTCTTCCGGCCGCGTGAGCGTGGACGTCAGCGACAGGTTATGCGAGCCGCCGGCATTGCCGGTGGTTTGCATGCCCAGCTTGCGGGCCGTGTACGTGGACAGGAAATAGCCTTGCAGGATGCCGTCCTTGACCACGTCGCGGTATCGCGTACGCACACCTTCCTCGTCGAACGGCGCCGAGCCGATGCCGCCGATCACGTGCGGGTCTTCGGAGACCTGCACGTGTTCCGGGAACACCTGCTGGCCCAGCGTATCGAGCAGGAAGGTGGACTTGCGGTACAGCGCACCGCCGGACGTGGCCTGCA contains:
- a CDS encoding TRAP transporter substrate-binding protein; protein product: MERRRFIAKAAAGAGAGIIAAPAIAQSQPAITWRLASSFPKSLDTIFGASDTFTRRISQLTNGKFTIRSFAAGEIVPGLAVLDAVQGNTVECGHSASYYYFGKDSAFSFDCAVPFGLTSRQHTAWYDQGGGRELMRAFFKDYNIINFLGGNSGTQMGGWFRKEIKSLADLKGTKMRVAGFAGRVLERLGVVPQQLAGGDIYPALEKGTIDAAEWVGPYDDEKLGFFKVAPFYYAPGWWEPSASFSFYVNLKEWEKLPKDYQAAVEVATYEAHVTMQAEYDVKNPAALARLLKNGVKLRTYPRDAMDACYKTATAVMEEEASKNAKFRKIYEPWKRFRQDQNQWASVAEAPIQNYLISAGRGK